In Mycolicibacterium mucogenicum DSM 44124, the following are encoded in one genomic region:
- a CDS encoding IS630 family transposase: MPSSALVISDEDRATLQSWTRSSTMPAGHVERARIVLAVGDGAGTSGAARLVGVSRPTVIKWRDRFAALGIDGLDDEPRSGRPKTVDDAAILAATLDPPPDSLAVTHWSSRLLGKYLGVGDATVARAWRRYGVKPWRRQTFKFSTDPELEAKVRDVVGLYLNPPEKAIVLCVDEKSQIQALNRTQPILPMRPGLPEKATHDYQRNGTATLFAALEIATGKVTDRCYERHGKAEFLDFLKTVARAYPRRRLHVVCDNYHTHKHADINAWLAKNPRVTLHFTPTSGSWLNMVEVFFSIITRQAIRRGSFDSVKELIAAIGAFIDGWNQRCHPFVWTKTADEILPHARKTNSDARH, encoded by the coding sequence ATGCCGTCATCTGCGTTGGTGATCAGTGATGAGGATCGTGCGACATTGCAGTCGTGGACACGGTCCTCGACGATGCCTGCCGGCCATGTTGAGCGGGCCCGGATCGTGTTGGCCGTGGGCGATGGTGCGGGCACGTCGGGAGCGGCCCGACTGGTGGGGGTGTCGCGGCCGACGGTGATCAAGTGGCGGGATCGGTTCGCCGCGTTAGGCATTGACGGTCTGGACGATGAACCCCGTAGTGGTCGACCTAAGACTGTCGATGACGCGGCGATCCTGGCGGCCACACTCGATCCGCCGCCGGATTCGTTGGCGGTGACGCACTGGTCGAGTCGTCTGCTGGGTAAGTACCTCGGCGTCGGGGATGCCACCGTGGCCCGGGCGTGGCGACGCTACGGGGTCAAACCGTGGCGCCGCCAGACGTTCAAGTTTTCCACCGACCCCGAACTGGAAGCCAAAGTTCGTGACGTCGTCGGGCTGTATCTGAACCCGCCCGAGAAAGCGATCGTTTTGTGCGTAGACGAAAAATCGCAGATTCAGGCACTGAACCGGACCCAACCGATCCTGCCGATGCGCCCGGGTCTGCCAGAGAAGGCCACACACGACTACCAGCGCAACGGCACCGCGACCCTGTTCGCGGCACTGGAGATCGCGACCGGGAAAGTGACCGACCGCTGCTATGAACGTCACGGCAAAGCCGAGTTCCTCGACTTCCTCAAGACCGTGGCCCGGGCGTATCCGAGGCGCCGGCTACATGTGGTGTGCGACAACTACCACACCCACAAGCATGCGGACATCAACGCGTGGCTAGCCAAGAATCCGCGTGTGACACTGCATTTCACCCCGACATCAGGTTCCTGGCTGAACATGGTCGAAGTGTTCTTCTCGATCATCACCCGCCAAGCGATCCGCCGGGGATCGTTCGACAGCGTCAAAGAACTCATCGCAGCCATCGGCGCATTCATCGACGGTTGGAACCAACGTTGCCACCCATTCGTGTGGACCAAGACCGCCGACGAAATCCTGCCCCACGCCCGTAAAACAAATTCAGACGCGCGACACTAG
- the ilvA gene encoding threonine ammonia-lyase IlvA: MSAELSQGTHRTSPLAAADIDAAARRISSVVTRTPLQYSDRLSALTGAQVYLKREDLQAVRSYKLRGAYNLLMQLSDEEKAAGVVCSSAGNHAQGFALACRSMGVHGRVYVPAKTPKQKRDRIRYHGGDFIELIVGGATYDLAAEAALEDVARTGATLVPPYDDLRTMAGQGTIAVEILEQLDGEPDLVIVPVGGGGCISGITTYLTAHTKATAVLGAEPAGAASMISALAKGEPVTLEHVDQFVDGAAVARAGELTYAALAAAGDMVSVTTVDEGAVCTAMLDLYQNEGIIAEPAGALSVAALMENGVEPGSTVVCLISGGNNDVSRYGEVLERSLVHLGLKHYFLVDFPQEPGALRRFLDEVLGPNDDITLFEYVKRNNRETGAALVGIELGSAANFDGLLERMHNSGIHVEPLEPGSPAYRYLT, translated from the coding sequence GTGTCTGCCGAGCTGAGCCAGGGAACCCACAGGACGTCGCCGCTTGCCGCGGCCGACATCGATGCGGCTGCCCGGCGAATTTCCTCGGTGGTCACCCGCACCCCGCTGCAGTACAGCGACCGGCTGTCGGCGCTGACCGGCGCCCAGGTGTACCTCAAGCGTGAGGACCTGCAGGCGGTGCGCTCGTACAAGCTGCGCGGTGCCTACAACCTGCTGATGCAGCTCTCCGACGAGGAGAAGGCCGCCGGTGTGGTGTGCTCGTCGGCGGGCAACCACGCCCAGGGTTTCGCGCTGGCCTGTCGCTCGATGGGTGTGCACGGCCGCGTCTATGTCCCGGCCAAGACCCCCAAGCAGAAGCGGGACCGCATCCGCTACCACGGTGGCGACTTCATCGAGCTGATCGTCGGCGGCGCCACCTACGACCTGGCCGCCGAGGCCGCGCTCGAGGATGTCGCCCGGACGGGCGCCACGCTGGTCCCGCCGTATGACGACCTGCGCACCATGGCCGGGCAGGGCACCATCGCCGTCGAGATCCTCGAGCAGCTGGACGGCGAACCCGACCTGGTGATCGTGCCGGTGGGTGGCGGCGGCTGCATCAGCGGCATCACCACCTACCTGACCGCGCACACCAAGGCGACCGCCGTGCTCGGCGCCGAGCCCGCAGGTGCGGCGTCGATGATCTCGGCGCTCGCCAAGGGCGAGCCGGTCACGCTGGAGCACGTCGACCAGTTCGTCGACGGCGCTGCGGTGGCCCGGGCCGGGGAGCTGACCTACGCGGCGCTCGCCGCGGCAGGCGACATGGTCTCGGTGACGACCGTCGACGAGGGCGCGGTGTGCACCGCAATGCTCGACCTGTACCAGAACGAGGGCATCATCGCCGAGCCCGCGGGCGCGCTGTCCGTGGCGGCGTTGATGGAGAACGGTGTCGAGCCCGGCTCGACGGTCGTGTGCCTGATCTCCGGTGGCAACAACGATGTCTCGCGCTACGGCGAGGTGCTCGAGCGGTCACTGGTGCATCTGGGTCTCAAGCACTACTTCCTGGTGGACTTCCCGCAGGAGCCCGGCGCGCTGCGGCGATTCCTCGACGAGGTGCTCGGGCCCAACGACGACATCACCCTGTTCGAATACGTCAAGCGCAACAACCGGGAGACCGGCGCCGCGCTCGTCGGCATCGAACTCGGCTCGGCCGCCAACTTCGACGGGTTGCTGGAGCGGATGCACAATTCGGGCATCCACGTGGAGCCGTTGGAGCCGGGGTCACCGGCTTACCGTTACCTGACCTAG